The following coding sequences lie in one Maribacter forsetii DSM 18668 genomic window:
- a CDS encoding cytochrome c oxidase subunit 3, whose product MNSTVTTGTETSVWGGGNQPLGASYGKMMMWFFLVSDALTFSGFLAAYGFSRFKFIETWPIADEVFTHVPLFHGNYPMIYVAFMTFILIMSSVTMVLAVDAGHKMKKNAVIWYMFATVIGGIIFVGSQAWEWGTFIKGDHGALETKGGRILQFVKADSGERASLSDFAASIPDSRVAHERKNGIWFFQEPTLTSFSLEEVVKGFKADSNILIRTELINEEGEKTLLDRKASLAKLADATQVVEGANLIHNEYGSRLFADFFFFITGFHGFHVFSGVVINIIIFFNVILGTYERRGHYEMVEKVGLYWHFVDLVWVFVFTFFYLV is encoded by the coding sequence ATGAATTCTACGGTGACTACGGGAACGGAAACAAGCGTATGGGGTGGTGGCAATCAGCCTTTAGGAGCAAGCTATGGAAAAATGATGATGTGGTTTTTCCTTGTATCGGATGCGTTAACTTTCTCTGGATTTTTAGCAGCATACGGCTTTTCAAGATTTAAATTTATTGAAACATGGCCAATAGCGGACGAAGTGTTTACACACGTTCCTTTATTTCATGGAAATTATCCCATGATATATGTTGCCTTTATGACCTTTATTTTGATTATGTCGTCTGTAACGATGGTATTGGCGGTAGATGCTGGTCATAAAATGAAAAAGAATGCAGTTATCTGGTATATGTTCGCTACGGTAATAGGTGGTATCATATTCGTAGGTTCTCAAGCTTGGGAATGGGGCACCTTCATTAAAGGTGATCATGGTGCTTTAGAAACTAAAGGTGGCAGAATTTTACAATTCGTTAAAGCAGATTCTGGAGAGAGAGCGTCATTATCTGATTTTGCCGCATCAATACCAGACTCAAGGGTTGCACATGAAAGAAAGAACGGTATTTGGTTTTTTCAAGAACCTACATTAACAAGTTTTTCCCTTGAAGAAGTTGTGAAAGGTTTTAAAGCCGATTCTAATATTTTGATAAGAACTGAATTAATTAATGAAGAAGGTGAAAAGACTCTTTTAGATAGAAAAGCTTCATTAGCTAAATTAGCAGATGCAACCCAAGTTGTAGAAGGTGCTAATTTAATTCATAACGAATATGGAAGTAGGCTTTTTGCTGACTTCTTTTTCTTTATCACTGGTTTTCACGGTTTCCACGTATTCTCAGGTGTAGTAATTAACATTATCATTTTCTTTAATGTTATTCTAGGTACTTATGAGAGAAGAGGTCACTATGAAATGGTAGAGAAAGTTGGTTTATACTGGCACTTTGTAGATTTAGTTTGGGTATTCGTATTTACATTCTTCTACCTAGTATAA
- a CDS encoding cytochrome C oxidase subunit IV family protein: MADGHKLEIFRGLVKFKSNTQKIWGVLAFLTLITAVEVVLGIIKPASLTDTYVLGMKLINWVFIILTLVKAYYIAWDFMHLRDEKSALRRAIVWTPIFLVIYLTFILLVEADYIYNVYKDGFISWNF; encoded by the coding sequence ATGGCAGACGGACATAAATTAGAGATTTTTAGAGGACTTGTAAAGTTCAAATCTAACACACAGAAAATCTGGGGAGTATTAGCTTTTTTAACCTTAATAACTGCGGTAGAGGTAGTATTGGGTATTATTAAGCCAGCATCTTTAACAGATACTTACGTATTGGGAATGAAATTGATTAACTGGGTCTTCATTATTTTGACCTTAGTTAAAGCGTACTATATTGCTTGGGACTTTATGCACTTACGTGATGAGAAGTCTGCGTTAAGAAGAGCGATAGTGTGGACACCAATATTCTTGGTTATTTATTTGACATTTATTCTTCTAGTAGAAGCCGATTATATTTATAACGTTTATAAAGATGGTTTTATAAGTTGGAACTTCTAA
- the cyoE gene encoding heme o synthase, with amino-acid sequence MKMAVGSEKESAFALLFADFKEITKARLAVSVVFSSIAGYFLGAYEIQWVQVLLLAFGGYCMVGASNAYNQVIEKDLDVLMKRTKNRPIPAGRMTVNTAMSLAIVLTILGVLSLYLLNPKTAMFGAISIFLYTSVYTPLKTITPLAVFVGAIPGAIPFMLGWVAATDDFGIEPGTLFMIQFFWQFPHFWALGWMLDDDYRSGGFKMLPTGKKDAATVLQIIMYTIWMMAVSIIPVFGITGRLQLSVVSAVIIFLMGAVMLGFAFQLYRKRDNVSARKLMLASVSYITLMQIVYVIDKFLA; translated from the coding sequence ATGAAAATGGCAGTTGGTTCGGAAAAAGAAAGTGCTTTTGCATTGCTTTTTGCCGATTTTAAGGAGATTACCAAAGCTAGATTAGCTGTTAGTGTCGTTTTTTCTTCTATTGCAGGTTACTTTCTTGGTGCGTACGAGATACAATGGGTGCAAGTGTTATTATTGGCATTTGGAGGTTATTGTATGGTAGGTGCCAGTAATGCTTATAATCAGGTTATTGAGAAGGATTTGGACGTTTTAATGAAGCGTACTAAAAATAGACCCATTCCTGCAGGTCGTATGACGGTAAATACGGCTATGAGTCTTGCTATTGTTTTAACAATACTAGGTGTTTTATCACTATATCTTTTAAACCCCAAAACAGCAATGTTTGGGGCAATTTCTATATTTCTATATACCAGTGTTTATACTCCTTTAAAAACAATTACGCCACTTGCTGTATTTGTAGGCGCAATACCTGGAGCGATTCCCTTTATGCTGGGTTGGGTAGCCGCTACTGATGATTTTGGAATAGAACCGGGCACTTTGTTTATGATTCAGTTTTTCTGGCAGTTCCCGCATTTTTGGGCATTAGGGTGGATGTTAGATGATGATTATAGAAGCGGCGGGTTTAAAATGCTACCAACAGGAAAGAAAGATGCGGCAACAGTGTTGCAAATAATAATGTATACTATTTGGATGATGGCAGTGTCCATAATTCCAGTATTTGGAATTACGGGTAGATTGCAATTATCAGTTGTATCGGCCGTAATTATCTTTTTAATGGGAGCGGTAATGTTAGGTTTCGCTTTTCAGTTGTATAGAAAGAGGGATAATGTTTCTGCAAGAAAATTAATGTTGGCAAGTGTTAGTTATATTACACTAATGCAGATTGTATACGTAATAGATAAATTTTTAGCTTAA
- a CDS encoding efflux RND transporter periplasmic adaptor subunit — MKKSTTIVILLIIVLAFGGSMFYLYSKNAEDPVVYQTEEPSRQTIIKKTMATGSILPLEEVLIKPNISGVIEKIFVEGGDYVKSGDLLCTIKVVPNLSSLNDARNNINEAKINLDDQLRNLDRQKGLFTKGVISKVDLERAQLSYDQSKQSYAAANKRYDIVKTGTTSGFGNAANTQIRATVSGMVLEVPVEVGNQVIESNNFNEGTTIAAIADVDKMIFEGKVDESEVGKIKENLPLEITVGAIEDKVFDAVLDYIAPKGNEENGAIQFEIKGTLKKQDSVFIRAGLSANASIILARADSVLAVKEALVQFDDKTKKPFVEIATGDQEFERRDIELGISDGIHVQINSGIEEGEKIKVWNEVVPDELAEN, encoded by the coding sequence ATGAAAAAGTCAACAACAATTGTAATCCTGCTAATTATCGTACTAGCCTTTGGCGGCTCTATGTTCTATTTGTATTCTAAAAATGCAGAAGATCCCGTAGTATATCAAACAGAAGAACCTTCTAGGCAGACCATAATAAAAAAGACAATGGCTACGGGTAGTATTCTTCCGTTAGAAGAAGTGCTTATTAAGCCGAATATTTCAGGAGTAATAGAGAAGATTTTCGTGGAGGGGGGCGACTATGTAAAATCTGGCGATTTATTATGTACCATTAAAGTAGTACCTAATTTGAGTTCATTGAACGATGCTAGAAATAATATCAATGAAGCCAAAATCAATTTAGATGATCAGTTAAGAAATCTTGATCGTCAAAAAGGATTGTTTACCAAAGGGGTGATTTCTAAGGTAGACTTAGAGCGCGCTCAGTTGAGTTATGACCAGTCTAAGCAATCTTACGCAGCCGCCAATAAAAGGTATGACATTGTAAAAACGGGTACTACTTCTGGTTTTGGGAATGCTGCAAATACACAAATAAGGGCAACTGTTAGTGGTATGGTACTAGAAGTGCCTGTAGAAGTAGGTAACCAAGTAATTGAAAGTAATAACTTTAATGAAGGTACTACCATAGCAGCTATTGCAGATGTGGACAAAATGATTTTTGAAGGTAAGGTAGATGAATCTGAGGTGGGGAAAATTAAGGAGAACCTTCCGTTGGAAATTACCGTTGGTGCCATAGAAGATAAAGTATTCGATGCCGTATTGGATTATATAGCTCCGAAAGGAAATGAAGAAAATGGCGCTATTCAATTTGAAATAAAAGGAACACTTAAAAAACAAGATTCCGTATTCATTAGAGCAGGCTTAAGTGCTAATGCCTCTATTATTTTAGCGCGTGCTGATAGCGTTTTAGCAGTAAAAGAAGCTTTGGTTCAGTTTGATGATAAAACCAAAAAACCTTTCGTGGAAATCGCTACGGGCGATCAAGAATTTGAAAGAAGAGATATTGAGTTGGGTATTAGTGATGGCATTCATGTACAGATCAATTCAGGTATAGAAGAAGGAGAAAAAATAAAGGTTTGGAACGAGGTAGTGCCAGATGAGCTTGCTGAAAACTAA
- a CDS encoding SCO family protein encodes MNKKYTYVWVSLIVLIFGIIVIPRIVDRLSSGSVVENDRLNSDSKDTSEEKLGYILLDGKRRRVPSFEFINQDSVLVSDKDYLGKVYVVDFFFTRCPSICPVMTTNLVNVQKHFKDAKDFAIASFSITPDFDTPQVLSAYGEKYGINDANWNLMTGNHEGIYELANAGFNIFAAEMADSPGGFEHSGLFALVDKEGFLRSRIDEFGNPIVYYRGAILEEKGVNDHGETEEIGILKVDIQKLLEE; translated from the coding sequence ATGAATAAAAAATATACATACGTTTGGGTTTCGTTAATTGTTCTGATTTTTGGAATCATTGTAATACCAAGAATAGTTGATAGATTATCTTCTGGTTCTGTCGTTGAAAATGACCGTCTAAATTCAGATAGTAAAGATACTAGTGAAGAAAAGTTAGGTTATATCTTGTTAGATGGTAAACGACGTAGAGTGCCTTCTTTTGAATTTATAAATCAGGATAGTGTTCTGGTGTCAGATAAGGATTATCTGGGTAAAGTGTATGTGGTAGATTTTTTCTTTACCAGATGTCCAAGTATATGTCCTGTTATGACAACCAATCTTGTAAATGTTCAAAAGCATTTTAAGGATGCTAAAGACTTTGCAATAGCTTCTTTTAGTATTACTCCAGATTTTGATACACCACAGGTTTTGAGTGCTTATGGGGAAAAATATGGTATTAATGATGCCAATTGGAATTTAATGACAGGCAATCACGAGGGTATATATGAACTTGCCAACGCAGGTTTTAATATTTTTGCTGCAGAAATGGCAGATTCACCTGGCGGATTTGAGCATTCAGGTCTCTTTGCTTTAGTAGATAAAGAGGGTTTTTTAAGATCTAGAATAGATGAGTTTGGTAATCCTATAGTGTATTATCGAGGTGCTATTTTGGAAGAAAAAGGAGTTAATGACCACGGTGAAACCGAAGAAATTGGTATTCTTAAAGTTGATATTCAAAAATTGTTAGAAGAATAG
- a CDS encoding ABC transporter permease, whose amino-acid sequence MFDLERWQEIFDTIRKNKLRTFLTGLSVASGIFILVILLGFGQGMQNGIAKEFEQDAATSVWVWPGVTTIGYKGMNPGRPIQFRNENYDMAGALFDDQIENKSPRLFVRDVFVNYGSESLAYNVQGVSDQFQFIENEYMTLGRFLNQQDGVSKAKVAIISNKINREVFSELESPIGAFLDLSGIPFKIVGVYGDIGGEREEDRIYIPVSTAQQVFNGADHLNNLSYTLPKVDDFETAVAQSIKFKNELKSFLQKAHTVAPEDTSAIQVYNPMEEAKRFYALMGGIKFFFWFVGVCTIIAGIVGVSNIMLIVVKERTREIGIRKALGAKPWSIVGMILHEAIFITAIAGFTGLILSMGLLEIVGPHIEVDYVLNPSVNFNVALTTVFVLIFAGAIAGFFPAWRAAKIHVIEALRDE is encoded by the coding sequence ATGTTCGACTTAGAACGTTGGCAAGAAATTTTCGATACTATTCGCAAGAATAAGTTACGCACTTTTCTCACAGGACTTTCCGTTGCTTCAGGAATTTTCATTCTAGTTATTTTATTAGGTTTTGGTCAAGGCATGCAAAATGGTATAGCCAAGGAATTTGAGCAAGATGCTGCTACAAGTGTTTGGGTCTGGCCAGGAGTAACCACTATTGGTTATAAGGGTATGAACCCTGGTAGACCGATACAGTTCCGAAACGAGAACTATGACATGGCAGGTGCTTTGTTTGATGACCAAATTGAGAATAAATCGCCAAGGTTATTTGTAAGAGATGTTTTTGTAAACTATGGTAGCGAGTCTTTAGCTTATAATGTACAGGGTGTTTCTGATCAATTTCAATTTATCGAAAATGAGTATATGACCTTAGGTAGATTCCTTAATCAACAAGATGGAGTTTCTAAGGCTAAAGTTGCCATCATCAGTAATAAGATCAATCGAGAAGTATTTTCAGAATTAGAAAGTCCTATAGGGGCGTTTTTAGACCTATCTGGTATCCCGTTTAAAATAGTTGGGGTATACGGTGATATTGGAGGTGAACGAGAAGAAGACCGTATTTATATTCCTGTAAGTACCGCGCAACAGGTTTTCAATGGCGCTGATCATTTAAATAATCTATCCTATACTTTGCCTAAGGTAGATGATTTTGAAACTGCCGTTGCACAATCTATCAAATTTAAGAACGAATTAAAATCGTTCTTACAAAAAGCACATACCGTAGCTCCAGAAGATACAAGCGCAATTCAAGTATATAACCCTATGGAAGAGGCTAAGCGCTTTTATGCATTAATGGGTGGTATTAAATTCTTCTTTTGGTTTGTAGGTGTGTGTACTATCATCGCTGGTATTGTAGGTGTTAGTAATATCATGTTGATTGTAGTTAAAGAGCGTACAAGAGAAATTGGAATTCGAAAAGCTCTTGGTGCTAAGCCATGGTCAATTGTTGGGATGATTTTGCACGAAGCAATTTTTATTACTGCAATTGCAGGTTTTACAGGACTTATTTTAAGCATGGGGCTTTTGGAGATTGTGGGTCCGCATATAGAGGTAGATTATGTGCTAAATCCCTCAGTGAACTTCAATGTTGCCTTAACCACTGTATTTGTACTAATTTTTGCAGGAGCGATAGCGGGATTTTTCCCTGCATGGAGAGCAGCTAAAATTCATGTTATAGAAGCATTGAGAGATGAGTAG
- a CDS encoding ABC transporter permease, translating into MFNRDRWKEILEVLSSNVFRTLATSFGVGWGIFILIILLAAGKGLENGIRADFGDIATNTMFMWSRNTTMSYKGLPKGRRFSFKIEDVQAINDNVPNLRFISPRNQLGGFGSGNNVVRGLKTGAFNVYGDYPEIIRQEPMTITSGRFVNHNDIQDKRKVAVIGVGVRNELYDQGETVLGTYIKIQGVNFMVVGTYQKKDDGGGEEGQKEIYVPFTAFSQAFNMGNDVGWMAITAHDGSSISNLKEKIVGVVKEKRKIHPDDKRAVGYFDLYEQFNRVESLFGALRWVAYFVGVLVLLSGIIGVSNIMLIVIKERTKEIGIRRALGEAPWSIKKQILMESIFLTIISGMIGIVFGAAFIYGVNAVLDSVGPVDMFVNPSVSLGVVVSALVILIFSGLLAGFIPAQSAIKIRPIEALRTE; encoded by the coding sequence ATGTTCAATAGAGACCGGTGGAAAGAAATCTTAGAGGTATTGTCTAGCAATGTGTTTAGAACATTGGCTACTTCTTTTGGCGTGGGTTGGGGTATATTCATTTTGATTATACTACTTGCTGCAGGCAAAGGATTGGAAAATGGTATTCGTGCCGATTTTGGCGATATAGCTACCAATACAATGTTCATGTGGTCTCGTAATACGACCATGTCATATAAAGGACTGCCAAAAGGAAGACGCTTTAGTTTTAAAATTGAAGATGTACAGGCTATAAATGATAATGTTCCCAACTTAAGATTTATTTCTCCCCGTAACCAATTAGGCGGTTTTGGCAGTGGTAATAATGTAGTAAGAGGTTTGAAAACAGGTGCTTTCAATGTCTATGGTGACTATCCTGAAATTATTAGGCAAGAACCTATGACCATAACATCTGGTAGGTTTGTGAACCACAACGATATTCAGGATAAACGAAAGGTGGCCGTCATTGGTGTTGGTGTAAGAAATGAACTTTATGATCAAGGTGAAACAGTATTGGGGACGTATATTAAAATTCAAGGGGTCAATTTCATGGTAGTGGGGACCTATCAAAAGAAAGATGATGGTGGTGGTGAAGAAGGTCAGAAAGAGATTTATGTTCCTTTCACGGCATTCTCACAAGCTTTTAATATGGGTAATGATGTTGGGTGGATGGCTATTACCGCTCATGACGGTAGTTCCATATCTAATTTGAAAGAGAAGATAGTAGGTGTGGTCAAAGAGAAAAGAAAAATTCACCCAGATGATAAACGTGCCGTCGGGTATTTTGACTTGTATGAACAGTTTAATCGAGTAGAAAGTTTGTTCGGTGCATTACGCTGGGTAGCTTACTTTGTAGGGGTATTGGTTCTATTATCCGGAATTATTGGAGTAAGTAATATTATGCTCATTGTAATTAAAGAACGAACCAAAGAAATCGGGATTCGTAGGGCTTTGGGCGAAGCTCCTTGGTCCATCAAAAAACAAATTTTAATGGAATCTATATTCCTAACGATCATATCTGGTATGATCGGTATCGTTTTCGGTGCTGCATTTATATATGGCGTTAATGCGGTTCTTGATTCGGTAGGTCCGGTAGATATGTTTGTGAACCCAAGTGTAAGTTTGGGTGTGGTAGTCAGTGCACTGGTCATTTTAATATTTTCAGGATTGTTAGCAGGCTTCATACCAGCACAGAGTGCTATTAAAATAAGACCAATTGAAGCTTTGAGAACAGAATAA
- a CDS encoding cytochrome c oxidase subunit 3: MDLTQGTEAEKNARAKKMMLWFGIISLLMGFAGWTSAYIVSSSREDWSSDVGLPVSFLYSTIAIIISSISYMLAKKAIKDGDNASGTKWLWITLGLGVLFIFLQFSGFSQMVAQGYYFTGPTSSIKVSYIFLIAMVHVVHVVAGMISLLVVLYNQNKGNYSKENYLGVTLGATFWHFLDFLWVYLVLFMFFVK, translated from the coding sequence ATGGATTTAACACAGGGAACGGAGGCAGAGAAGAATGCTAGGGCAAAGAAGATGATGCTTTGGTTTGGTATTATTAGCTTGTTAATGGGTTTTGCAGGTTGGACAAGTGCCTACATTGTAAGTAGCTCTAGAGAGGATTGGTCTAGTGATGTAGGGTTGCCAGTCTCTTTTCTGTATAGTACTATTGCCATTATCATAAGTAGCATTAGTTATATGTTGGCAAAAAAAGCTATAAAGGATGGTGATAATGCTAGCGGTACTAAATGGTTGTGGATTACGTTAGGTTTAGGAGTTCTGTTTATCTTTTTGCAATTTTCGGGTTTTTCTCAAATGGTTGCGCAAGGGTATTACTTTACAGGACCTACCAGTAGTATAAAAGTATCATACATCTTTTTAATAGCAATGGTGCATGTGGTGCATGTTGTTGCGGGTATGATTTCTTTGTTGGTGGTGCTGTATAATCAAAACAAAGGAAATTATAGTAAAGAGAACTATTTAGGTGTTACCTTAGGGGCAACATTTTGGCATTTCTTAGATTTTTTATGGGTCTATTTGGTGTTATTTATGTTCTTTGTGAAATAA
- a CDS encoding MBL fold metallo-hydrolase gives MKHLNLLILLFLIHSICRSQEKEVIIKVDTLTSEVYMLTGQGGNIGLYVNATNSFMIDDQFARLSPKIKLAISSITDKPLKYLINTHMHGDHTGGNAEFNSESTILIAQNNVRTSLEKKLEEKPELGKDILPEITFSEELQLFENDETIMAFHVHNAHTDSDAMIYFMKNNVLHMGDTYFSERYPYMDLKNGGSVEGYISAIEKAIMVIDDNTIIIPGHGRPSNKQKLIDYLDMLETIKENILKAIASGDTLEQVEKNSSISSKYDDDFGTGFISPERMRTIFYTSLKK, from the coding sequence ATGAAACATTTAAACTTACTTATTTTACTATTTCTAATTCACTCCATTTGCCGGAGCCAGGAGAAAGAAGTTATTATCAAGGTTGACACGCTAACTAGTGAAGTATATATGCTTACTGGACAAGGAGGAAATATTGGTCTATATGTCAATGCAACCAATTCTTTTATGATAGATGATCAATTTGCACGGTTAAGCCCAAAAATTAAACTGGCTATATCTAGCATTACGGACAAACCGTTAAAGTATTTAATAAATACACACATGCATGGTGATCACACTGGTGGTAATGCAGAGTTCAATTCCGAATCAACCATCCTAATAGCTCAAAATAATGTTAGAACTAGTCTTGAGAAAAAGCTAGAAGAGAAACCTGAATTAGGTAAAGATATTTTACCCGAAATTACTTTTTCAGAAGAATTACAATTGTTTGAAAACGATGAAACCATAATGGCTTTTCATGTACACAATGCCCATACCGATAGCGATGCCATGATTTATTTTATGAAAAACAATGTACTACACATGGGTGATACCTATTTTTCTGAGCGTTATCCTTATATGGACTTAAAGAATGGCGGTAGTGTTGAAGGTTATATATCCGCTATAGAAAAAGCGATAATGGTCATTGATGACAATACTATAATTATACCTGGTCACGGAAGACCTTCTAACAAACAAAAACTTATTGACTACCTTGATATGCTAGAAACTATTAAAGAGAATATTCTTAAAGCTATAGCGTCTGGAGACACTCTAGAACAAGTAGAAAAAAATTCATCCATCTCTTCTAAATACGATGATGACTTTGGAACTGGATTTATAAGTCCGGAACGAATGAGAACTATTTTCTATACCAGTTTAAAAAAATAA
- a CDS encoding energy transducer TonB, with amino-acid sequence MEPKKNPKADLTKNSSLYFVIGLFAVMLFTYVAFEWKTYDEVNDYDISMNVDDLLDEEVPMTEQIKTPPPPPPPAAPEIIEVVEDEEEVEETVIESTETSQEEEIVEVEDVVVDEIEEDVDVPFAVIEDVPVFPGCENESDKRACFNKMIQKHIGKNFRYPEIAQEMGVQGRVSVMFVIQKDGSIGNVRMRGPDKNLEKEAARIIGKLPKMTPGKQRGRAVRVPFSIPINFKLQ; translated from the coding sequence ATGGAACCTAAAAAGAATCCAAAAGCGGATTTAACAAAGAACAGCAGTCTTTATTTCGTTATCGGTTTGTTTGCAGTAATGCTATTTACTTATGTAGCATTTGAGTGGAAAACGTATGATGAGGTGAATGATTATGATATTTCTATGAATGTGGATGATCTTTTAGATGAAGAAGTTCCAATGACAGAACAGATCAAGACTCCACCACCTCCACCGCCACCAGCTGCACCGGAAATTATTGAAGTTGTAGAAGATGAAGAAGAGGTTGAGGAAACTGTAATCGAGTCTACTGAAACTAGTCAAGAAGAAGAAATCGTTGAGGTTGAAGATGTTGTTGTTGACGAGATTGAAGAAGACGTTGATGTACCTTTCGCAGTTATTGAAGATGTGCCTGTTTTCCCAGGTTGTGAAAATGAAAGCGATAAAAGAGCTTGTTTCAATAAAATGATTCAAAAGCATATTGGTAAAAACTTCCGTTACCCAGAAATTGCTCAAGAAATGGGTGTTCAAGGTAGAGTTAGTGTAATGTTCGTAATTCAGAAAGATGGTAGTATCGGTAACGTTAGAATGCGTGGTCCAGATAAGAACTTAGAGAAAGAAGCTGCGAGAATTATCGGTAAATTACCGAAAATGACTCCTGGTAAGCAAAGAGGTAGAGCAGTACGTGTTCCTTTTAGTATTCCAATTAACTTTAAATTACAATAG
- a CDS encoding DUF420 domain-containing protein: MQGSVKNEKKFNRLIAIVSIVIPIVVAILFGVKLPNVEPLSFLPPIYATINGLTAVLLLVAVWAIKNGNEKLHQNLMTTNIALSLMFLIMYIAYHMTSDSTSYGGEGAIKYVYYFILITHIVLSIALIPLVLRTYAMAYLKKFEDHRALAKYTFPVWLYVAVTGVVVYLMISPYYAY; encoded by the coding sequence ATGCAAGGGAGCGTTAAGAACGAGAAAAAGTTTAATAGATTAATAGCGATTGTTTCAATAGTTATACCAATAGTGGTAGCTATTCTTTTCGGTGTTAAATTGCCTAATGTTGAGCCGCTTTCTTTTTTGCCGCCGATCTATGCTACTATAAATGGGCTAACGGCTGTTTTGTTGTTGGTTGCGGTATGGGCAATTAAAAATGGAAATGAAAAACTGCATCAGAATTTAATGACGACCAATATTGCTCTGTCTTTAATGTTCCTTATAATGTATATAGCATATCACATGACTTCAGATTCTACCAGTTACGGTGGTGAGGGTGCAATTAAATACGTGTATTATTTTATCCTAATAACCCATATCGTACTGTCTATTGCATTAATACCGTTAGTGTTAAGAACGTATGCTATGGCGTATTTAAAGAAATTTGAAGACCACAGGGCTTTGGCAAAATATACATTTCCTGTTTGGTTGTATGTTGCCGTAACCGGTGTGGTGGTTTATTTAATGATATCTCCTTACTATGCATACTAA
- a CDS encoding VanZ family protein, translated as MFVTFSSLFSFSGIGTSRFNIPHMDKAVHFTFYSVMVVLGYLATPKSKEQVIGKSKLLWYIVLFAVLYGIIIEVIQHVATADRHGDPLDALANSTGAIVGMLAVRFLFFRVPSLK; from the coding sequence ATGTTTGTAACATTTTCCAGCTTATTTTCTTTTTCGGGAATTGGTACCTCAAGGTTCAATATTCCGCATATGGATAAGGCCGTTCATTTTACGTTCTATTCCGTTATGGTGGTGTTGGGTTATTTGGCAACACCTAAAAGTAAAGAACAAGTTATAGGCAAGTCTAAGTTATTGTGGTACATTGTTTTATTCGCTGTGCTGTACGGTATAATTATTGAAGTAATACAGCATGTAGCTACTGCTGATAGACACGGAGATCCACTAGATGCACTTGCAAATTCTACTGGAGCTATTGTAGGAATGTTAGCCGTAAGATTTCTGTTTTTTCGGGTGCCCTCGTTAAAATGA
- the gcvH gene encoding glycine cleavage system protein GcvH codes for MNIPAELKYTKDHEWVKIEGDVAIVGITDFAQGELGDIVYVEVDTLDETLDREAIFGTVEAVKTVSDLFSPLSGEIVEFNEALEDEPEKVNSDPYGDGWMVKIKFSDASQLEDLLSDAAYKEIIGG; via the coding sequence ATGAATATACCAGCTGAATTAAAATATACGAAAGATCACGAGTGGGTAAAGATAGAAGGTGATGTTGCCATTGTAGGTATTACAGATTTCGCTCAAGGTGAATTAGGTGATATTGTTTATGTTGAAGTAGACACTCTTGATGAGACTTTAGATCGCGAAGCGATTTTTGGTACGGTTGAAGCTGTAAAAACTGTTTCTGATTTATTTTCTCCTTTATCTGGTGAAATTGTAGAATTCAACGAAGCGTTAGAAGATGAGCCGGAAAAAGTAAATTCTGATCCTTACGGTGATGGTTGGATGGTAAAAATTAAGTTTAGCGATGCTAGCCAATTGGAAGATTTGTTGAGCGATGCTGCATATAAAGAGATAATAGGTGGTTAA